A genomic region of Arachis stenosperma cultivar V10309 chromosome 9, arast.V10309.gnm1.PFL2, whole genome shotgun sequence contains the following coding sequences:
- the LOC130950712 gene encoding 40S ribosomal protein S27-2-like yields the protein MVLQNDIDLLNPPAELEKRKHKLKRLVQSPNSFFMDVKCQGCFNITTVFSHSQTVVVCGNCQTVLCQPTGGRARLTEGCSFRKKGD from the exons ATG GTTCTTCAGAATGACATCGATTTGCTTAACCCTCCGGCTGAGCTTGagaagagaaaacacaagcTCAAGCGTCTTGTTCAGTCTCCTAACTCTTTCTTCATG GATGTGAAGTGCCAAGGATGCTTCAACAT TACCACTGTATTCAGCCACTCTCAAACCGTCGTGGTGTGCGGAAACTGCCAGACAGTATTGTGCCAGCCGACCGGTGGTCGAGCCAGGCTGACTGAGGGCTGCTCTTTTAGGAAGAAAGGGGATTAA